One Anaerolineales bacterium genomic window, CGGGCAGCGCGCCACACACTGGCCGCAGGCCAGACAGTGGCTGTGCGTGATCGGCGTGCCATTCCGAACGAGACGGCGCACATCAACTCCCATCGGGCAGCTGTAGGAGCAGACCCCGCACTGGACGCAGCGCATGGGCTCGGTATGGATGATCGCCGTGGCGAGCGCCCGACGGCGTCGAACTTCCTGTTCGAAGAGTTGTCCCAGCATGATAAGGCCCC contains:
- a CDS encoding 4Fe-4S dicluster domain-containing protein, with product GLIMLGQLFEQEVRRRRALATAIIHTEPMRCVQCGVCSYSCPMGVDVRRLVRNGTPITHSHCLACGQCVARCPRGVLSLEPSPIFD